The Methylomusa anaerophila genome has a segment encoding these proteins:
- the metA gene encoding homoserine O-acetyltransferase MetA encodes MPIKIPNNLPATNILEGENIFVMYENRAYSQDIRPLKILLLNLMPTKITTETQLLRLLGNSPLQVDVDFIYTATYSPTNTPQEHLIKFYETFDAVKSKKYDGMIITGAPVEQMPFEKVAYWDELCKIMEWSKTHVYSTFHICWGAQAGLYYHYGIPKHDLPQKMFGIFPHQKCVIEEEKLFRGLDDIFYVPHSRHTEIRREDIEKVPAVRILAQSAMAGVYAVADRKGRQIFITGHSEYDPLTLKAEYDRDVAQGLPIHVPCNYYPNDDPAQTPVVIWRSTANLLFSNWLNYYVYQETPFDLSRL; translated from the coding sequence ATGCCGATAAAAATTCCTAACAACCTGCCTGCTACTAACATCCTGGAAGGCGAAAACATTTTTGTCATGTATGAAAACCGGGCATATTCCCAAGATATCCGCCCGCTTAAAATACTATTGTTAAATCTTATGCCTACGAAAATTACTACTGAAACCCAGTTGTTGCGTCTATTAGGCAACTCCCCTTTACAAGTGGATGTCGATTTTATATATACTGCCACTTATTCGCCCACGAACACTCCCCAGGAACACCTGATTAAATTTTACGAAACATTTGACGCTGTGAAATCCAAAAAGTATGACGGTATGATCATTACCGGCGCGCCGGTTGAGCAAATGCCTTTTGAGAAGGTAGCTTACTGGGATGAACTCTGCAAGATTATGGAATGGAGCAAAACCCATGTTTACTCAACCTTCCATATATGCTGGGGGGCCCAGGCCGGCCTGTACTATCACTACGGCATTCCCAAGCATGATCTGCCGCAAAAAATGTTCGGTATTTTTCCTCACCAAAAATGTGTTATTGAAGAGGAGAAACTATTTCGCGGTCTTGACGATATCTTCTATGTACCCCATTCCAGACATACTGAGATCAGACGGGAAGACATCGAAAAAGTCCCCGCCGTACGTATACTCGCCCAATCGGCTATGGCCGGGGTTTACGCCGTAGCCGACCGGAAAGGCAGGCAAATTTTCATCACCGGTCATTCCGAATACGACCCCCTTACCCTCAAAGCCGAGTATGACCGTGATGTTGCCCAGGGACTGCCCATTCACGTCCCCTGCAACTACTACCCCAACGATGACCCCGCGCAAACGCCGGTTGTCATATGGCGCAGCACTGCCAACCTGCTCTTTTCCAACTGGCTCAATTATTACGTCTATCAGGAGACTCCCTTCGATCTATCCCGCCTGTAA